One genomic window of Vibrio ziniensis includes the following:
- a CDS encoding AtuA-related protein codes for MKIRDIAHSRTGDKGNISNISLIAFDIKDYERLKTEVTAEKVKAWFGDIVDGDVVRYELPELGAMNFVMYKALGGGVTRSLALDMHGKGLSSALLDMPISG; via the coding sequence ATGAAAATAAGAGATATTGCTCACTCTCGTACAGGAGATAAAGGAAACATATCAAATATATCTTTGATTGCTTTCGATATTAAAGATTACGAACGACTAAAAACTGAAGTTACGGCAGAAAAAGTTAAAGCTTGGTTTGGGGATATTGTCGACGGAGATGTAGTGCGATATGAACTCCCAGAATTAGGAGCAATGAATTTCGTCATGTATAAGGCATTAGGCGGAGGGGTCACACGCTCTTTGGCTCTTGATATGCACGGAAAAGGATTAAGTTCTGCTCTGTTAGATATGCCTATATCTGGTTAA
- a CDS encoding CoA transferase subunit A, whose protein sequence is MLKKEILSAQQATTKLRNGMTIMVGGFMTVGTPEKLIDAIAHSSIKGLTVICNDAGLPGKGVGKLIENGQVSKLIASHIGLNRIAGEKMNSGEMEVDLIPQGTLAERIRSGGAGLGGVLTKTGLNTLVEEGKQKVIVNGEEFLLEEPLKADIALLKSSITDVYGNTSFNKTTANFNPVMATAGKLVFVEPDSLVEPNEVNPNLFTLPSVLIDYIVR, encoded by the coding sequence ATGCTTAAAAAAGAGATTTTATCGGCGCAACAAGCAACTACAAAGTTGAGAAATGGCATGACCATTATGGTGGGTGGATTCATGACAGTTGGCACGCCAGAGAAGTTGATCGACGCTATAGCCCACTCCAGTATTAAAGGACTTACTGTCATTTGTAACGATGCCGGTCTTCCTGGAAAAGGCGTTGGAAAGTTAATCGAAAACGGCCAGGTGTCTAAGCTCATCGCCTCCCATATTGGTTTAAATCGTATCGCGGGTGAAAAAATGAATTCCGGTGAGATGGAGGTTGATTTAATTCCTCAAGGTACGCTCGCTGAACGAATTCGTTCCGGTGGTGCTGGCTTAGGTGGCGTCCTAACCAAGACAGGCTTAAATACCCTAGTTGAAGAAGGAAAGCAGAAAGTCATTGTTAATGGCGAAGAATTTTTGCTTGAAGAACCTTTAAAAGCTGACATAGCACTTCTGAAATCGTCAATCACAGATGTCTATGGTAATACCTCATTTAATAAGACAACGGCTAACTTCAATCCTGTCATGGCAACTGCAGGCAAACTGGTTTTCGTTGAGCCAGATAGCCTTGTTGAGCCAAACGAAGTTAATCCTAACTTATTTACACTTCCTTCAGTTCTTATTGATTACATAGTGAGGTAG
- a CDS encoding 3-oxoacid CoA-transferase subunit B → MSSKDLIAKRVAKELNLGDLVNLGIGMPTSVSNFVPPEKHIVFQSENGMVGLDSTPEENNEDWDLTNAGGMPVTAVEGAAYFDSTLSFALIRGGHVDATVLGAMEVDRHGNLANYMIPGKMVAGMGGAMDLVNGARKVIIMMTHCNKNGDPKILDDCTLPLTAAKCVDLIVTELAVIEPTEKGLLLKEIAYNTTIEEVLDKTGTELIVSDSLKVFGE, encoded by the coding sequence ATGTCGAGCAAAGATCTTATCGCTAAGCGCGTAGCCAAAGAACTCAATCTTGGAGACTTGGTCAATTTAGGGATTGGTATGCCTACTTCGGTCTCCAATTTTGTTCCGCCTGAAAAACACATCGTCTTCCAATCAGAGAATGGCATGGTTGGTTTGGATTCCACCCCAGAAGAAAATAATGAAGATTGGGATTTAACTAACGCTGGAGGTATGCCGGTAACTGCCGTGGAAGGTGCTGCTTACTTCGACTCTACCCTTTCTTTTGCTTTAATTCGGGGAGGGCATGTTGATGCGACTGTCCTCGGAGCAATGGAAGTGGACCGCCATGGCAATTTAGCTAATTACATGATCCCAGGGAAAATGGTTGCAGGGATGGGGGGGGCGATGGACCTCGTTAATGGTGCCCGAAAAGTTATTATCATGATGACACACTGTAATAAAAATGGTGACCCGAAAATCTTAGATGATTGCACGTTGCCACTTACTGCTGCTAAATGTGTAGACCTCATCGTTACTGAACTTGCTGTAATTGAGCCGACTGAAAAGGGCCTGTTGCTTAAAGAAATTGCTTACAACACAACCATTGAAGAAGTTTTAGATAAGACAGGCACCGAATTGATTGTTTCTGATTCCTTAAAAGTATTTGGAGAATAG
- a CDS encoding CitMHS family transporter, with the protein MLAFWGFCSIAVLLALIMTKRLSVIVALVLVPIVFGLLAGLGPNLGEYILKGLKGVAPTGIMLTFAILYFSVMNDAGMFDPIIKGIIRFGGKDPVKIAIGTAVIAMVAHLDGSGASTFLVCIPALLPIYDQLGMDRKVLACIAALGAGTMNIVPWGGPSLRAATSLEIEMTDLFNPVIPAFLAGLVTVVAVAYWLGKKEKNRIAAVTQSTASISDVEIEHETDQSLKRPKLVIFNALLTVATITCLVVKALPLPAVFVVALAIALVVNYPNVKMQQERITAHGKAAILMISIIFAAGVFTGILKNSGMITELAQGLVGVVPESFGGHLPVLTALTSVPASLLFDPDSYYFGILPVLSSAAEALGASGTEVARGAILGQMTTGFPVSPLTASTFLLVGLAGVDLADHQKKTIPLAFLVTLVMTIVAVLTGAITV; encoded by the coding sequence ATGCTGGCTTTTTGGGGATTCTGTTCCATTGCCGTTCTTTTGGCATTAATAATGACCAAGCGTTTATCGGTTATCGTAGCATTGGTTTTGGTGCCGATTGTCTTTGGTTTACTTGCTGGACTAGGTCCAAATCTGGGTGAATATATTCTTAAGGGATTAAAAGGAGTTGCACCAACTGGCATCATGCTGACTTTTGCCATTCTCTACTTTTCTGTGATGAATGATGCCGGAATGTTCGACCCAATTATAAAAGGGATAATTCGTTTTGGAGGAAAAGATCCGGTAAAAATCGCAATTGGGACGGCGGTGATTGCTATGGTCGCTCATTTGGATGGTTCTGGAGCATCTACGTTTTTAGTATGTATTCCTGCTCTATTGCCTATTTATGATCAATTGGGAATGGATAGAAAGGTACTTGCGTGTATAGCCGCACTTGGCGCAGGTACCATGAACATAGTTCCTTGGGGAGGACCTTCACTGCGAGCTGCCACTTCTTTAGAAATAGAAATGACAGATTTATTTAATCCTGTGATCCCTGCATTTTTAGCTGGTTTGGTTACAGTTGTCGCTGTTGCATATTGGTTAGGAAAAAAGGAAAAAAATCGCATAGCAGCAGTTACGCAGAGTACTGCTTCTATCTCAGATGTTGAAATCGAACATGAAACTGATCAAAGTCTGAAACGTCCAAAACTGGTTATTTTCAATGCTCTACTTACTGTGGCCACTATTACTTGTTTGGTTGTTAAGGCTCTGCCATTACCTGCGGTATTTGTGGTTGCTCTAGCGATTGCACTTGTCGTGAACTATCCGAACGTAAAAATGCAACAAGAGCGCATTACCGCTCACGGTAAAGCCGCAATTTTAATGATTTCTATTATTTTTGCTGCAGGCGTATTTACCGGGATTCTAAAAAATTCAGGGATGATCACTGAGTTAGCACAGGGGTTAGTCGGAGTTGTGCCAGAAAGTTTTGGTGGACATTTACCTGTTTTAACCGCTCTAACGTCAGTGCCTGCGAGCTTGTTGTTCGATCCAGATTCTTATTATTTCGGTATCTTGCCGGTTTTATCTTCAGCGGCGGAAGCTCTTGGTGCTAGTGGTACTGAAGTCGCACGAGGTGCAATTTTAGGGCAGATGACAACCGGGTTCCCCGTAAGCCCATTAACTGCATCAACGTTTTTGTTGGTCGGTCTGGCTGGTGTTGACCTTGCCGATCATCAGAAGAAAACCATTCCTTTAGCATTCCTGGTTACTTTAGTTATGACGATTGTGGCTGTCTTAACCGGAGCTATCACTGTGTAA
- a CDS encoding acyclic terpene utilization AtuA family protein has translation MKTIRIGSGAGYAGDRIEPAVELAEQGGIDYLVFECLAERTIAIGQKQKQTNPNKGYNELLEARMRAVLPACKKNGIKILSNMGAANPLAAGKVVLSVANELGLEKIKVAIVTGDDAFDLLIKLDLTLDEAGVPVSESGKQILSANAYMGVEGLITALGTDADVVIAGRVADPSLFLAPMIHSFGWKLDDWERLGKGTCIGHLLECAGQITGGYYADPGFKDVEGLDRLGFPIAEVNEDGDAVITKVAGSGGLVCVDTCKEQLLYEIHRPDHYITPDVVADFSQVRFENDGKDRVKVSGASGKARTQTLKVSVGYADGFIGEGEISYAGGNAVARGELALDIVRGRFDVCKFSPAEVRYDLIGVNALHGATRSQDYTPYEVRARVAARCGTREEAVKVGNEVETLYTNGPAGGGGVMKSVKEILAMDSTLIPREQLTAFVTVMEE, from the coding sequence ATGAAAACAATCAGAATAGGGTCAGGAGCTGGTTATGCAGGGGACCGTATTGAGCCCGCTGTCGAGCTAGCTGAACAGGGCGGAATTGATTATCTCGTCTTTGAGTGTTTAGCCGAAAGGACGATTGCTATTGGACAAAAACAGAAGCAAACCAATCCTAACAAAGGCTATAACGAGCTGCTCGAAGCCCGAATGCGAGCGGTGTTGCCTGCATGTAAGAAAAATGGGATCAAAATTCTTTCTAATATGGGGGCTGCGAACCCATTAGCTGCAGGCAAAGTGGTTCTATCTGTGGCTAACGAGCTTGGGTTAGAAAAGATAAAAGTAGCCATAGTTACCGGAGATGATGCATTTGACCTGTTGATCAAACTAGATTTAACGCTTGATGAAGCAGGAGTTCCAGTATCTGAAAGTGGTAAACAGATTTTATCTGCAAACGCTTATATGGGTGTAGAAGGTTTGATAACAGCACTTGGAACTGATGCTGATGTTGTTATTGCAGGACGAGTTGCCGATCCTTCATTGTTTCTAGCGCCTATGATTCATTCTTTTGGCTGGAAGCTGGATGACTGGGAAAGGCTTGGAAAAGGCACATGCATTGGACACTTGCTGGAATGTGCCGGCCAAATTACCGGTGGGTATTATGCTGATCCAGGATTTAAAGATGTAGAAGGGCTAGATCGTTTAGGTTTTCCTATTGCAGAAGTTAATGAAGATGGCGACGCTGTTATCACCAAAGTAGCAGGCTCTGGTGGGCTTGTTTGTGTCGATACCTGTAAAGAGCAGTTGTTGTATGAAATTCATAGACCAGATCACTACATAACACCGGATGTTGTAGCGGATTTTAGTCAAGTCAGATTTGAAAATGATGGAAAAGACAGAGTTAAGGTTTCTGGCGCTTCAGGAAAAGCACGTACACAAACACTGAAAGTATCTGTTGGATATGCTGATGGATTCATTGGTGAAGGCGAAATTTCTTACGCCGGAGGAAATGCTGTAGCTCGTGGTGAACTTGCTTTGGATATTGTTCGCGGACGATTTGATGTCTGTAAGTTCTCCCCAGCTGAAGTTCGGTATGACTTGATCGGTGTAAATGCATTACATGGGGCAACTCGTTCACAAGATTACACACCATACGAGGTTAGAGCTCGTGTTGCGGCGCGTTGTGGTACTCGTGAAGAAGCAGTAAAAGTCGGAAATGAAGTAGAAACCCTTTATACCAATGGTCCGGCAGGTGGGGGTGGGGTAATGAAGTCTGTGAAAGAAATATTAGCTATGGATTCAACTTTGATCCCGAGAGAACAGTTAACTGCATTTGTTACTGTGATGGAGGAATAA